The following proteins are encoded in a genomic region of Phragmites australis chromosome 9, lpPhrAust1.1, whole genome shotgun sequence:
- the LOC133928438 gene encoding glutathione S-transferase 4-like: protein MGGVVKVYGLAASPFVATVLVCLEEAGAAYELVPVDMAAREHRTPHHIARNPFGKIPVLEDGELTLFESRAISRYVLRKYKNGATTDLLREGNLEESAMVDVWLEAEAHHYEPAISNIVQQCVILPMIGGTRNQHIVDENVEKLREVLRVYEARLGEHGYLAGEFISLADLAHFGFMHLLMPTEYATLMEECANVKAWWEELAARPAARKVAELMDTGFGAV from the exons atgGGGGGAGTTGTGAAGGTGTACGGCCTGGCGGCGTCGCCGTTCGTGGCGACGGTGCTGGTGTGCCTGGAGGAGGCCGGCGCCGCGTACGAGCTCGTCCCCGTCGACATGGCGGCGCGCGAGCACAGGACCCCGCACCACATCGCCCGCAAC CCGTTCGGCAAGATCCCTGTTTTGGAGGACGGAGAACTCACGCTCTTTG AATCACGCGCGATTTCGCGTTATGTGCTTCGCAAGTACAAGAATGGTGCCACCACAGACCTCCTACGGGAAGGCAACCTTGAGGAGTCCGCCATGGTGGATGTATGGCTGGAGGCGGAGGCCCACCACTACGAACCAGCAATATCCAACATTGTCCAGCAGTGCGTCATCCTGCCCATGATCGGTGGCACCCGCAACCAGCACATCGTCGATGAGAACGTCGAGAAGTTGAGGGAGGTGCTCCGGGTGTACGAGGCGCGGCTGGGCGAGCATGGCTACCTGGCAGGGGAGTTCATCAGCCTCGCAGACCTCGCCCACTTCGGGTTCATGCACTTGCTCATGCCCACGGAGTACGCGACGCTGATGGAGGAGTGCGCGAACGTCAAGGCGTGGTGGGAGGAGCTCGCAgcgcggccggcggcgaggaaaGTGGCGGAGCTCATGGACACTGGGTTTGGGGCTGTCTAA
- the LOC133928437 gene encoding pectinesterase inhibitor 8-like has product MFHANLSWFHRISCLYKSMHICLMLPIVTKAKLIKANIRIRMKASFFSPFAVAVVVLAVVVASGLRAAEATIESTCHAAAARDRRVDVRFCARQFAAYHGAAEADAWGLAKTAALIGVNLSDDAAYDIGNGKIRPPPAGGARAKGAMAECATAYDAVGLAFAEASDELGSRRYAAAREKLARVAALSQRCDGGLARAGIGTPPALARYSADCQQMAVIGVAITNLIK; this is encoded by the coding sequence ATGTTTCATGCAAACCTCTCATGGTTTCATCGGATCTCTTGTCTATACAAATCCATGCATATATGCCTCATGCTTCCGATTGTCACAAAAGCAAAATTAATCAAAGCAAATATAAGAATAAGGATGAAGGCTTCTTTCTTCTCTCCTTTTGCCGTCGCTGTGGTGGTGCTCGCCGTCGTGGTGGCCTCCGGCTTGCGCGCGGCGGAGGCGACGATCGAGAGCACGTGccacgcggcggcggcgcgcgacCGGCGCGTGGACGTCCGGTTCTGCGCGCGGCAGTTCGCAGCGTACCAcggcgcggcggaggcggacgCGTGGGGGCTGGCCAAGACCGCCGCGCTCATCGGCGTCAACCTCAGCGACGACGCCGCGTACGATATCGGCAACGGCAAGATCCGGCCCCCGCCGGCCGGCGGCGCCAGGGCGAAGGGTGCCATGGCGGAGTGCGCCACGGCGTACGACGCCGTCGGCCTGGCCTTCGCGGAGGCCTCTGACGAGCTCGGCTCGCGGCGGTACGCGGCAGCGAGGGAGAAGCTGGCGCGCGTGGCCGCGCTCTCGCAGCGGTGCGACGGCGGGCTAGCGAGGGCCGGCATCGGGACGCCGCCGGCGCTGGCCAGGTACAGCGCCGACTGCCAGCAGATGGCCGTCATCGGCGTCGCCATTACCAACCTCATCAAGTGA